Proteins co-encoded in one Medicago truncatula cultivar Jemalong A17 chromosome 8, MtrunA17r5.0-ANR, whole genome shotgun sequence genomic window:
- the LOC112417090 gene encoding 7-deoxyloganetin glucosyltransferase encodes MTAEKLLEFAWGLTNSKQHFQWIIRSDLVICGSVVLSSEFKNEISDRSLIASWCPQEQVLNHPSIGGFLTHCGWNSTTESIYAGVPMLCWPFFADQPAKCRYICNEWEIGMEIDTNVKRDEVEKLVNELMVGEKGKKMRKKIIELQMKVDEDPRPGGCSYMNLEKVIMEVLLKQNQT; translated from the coding sequence ATGACTGCAGAAAAACTATTAGAGTTTGCTTGGGGTTTGACCAATAGCAAGCAACATTTTCAATGGATCATTAGGTCTGATCTTGTCATTTGCGGTTCCGTGGTTTTGTCATCTGAGTTTAAGAATGAAATCTCAGATAGAAGCCTAATCGCGAGCTGGTGCCCGCAAGAGCAAGTATTAAACCATCCTTCAATCGGTGGATTCTTAACTCATTGTGGATGGAACTCAACCACTGAAAGTATATATGCTGGAGTTCCAATGTTGTGTTGGCCATTTTTTGCTGATCAGCCAGCAAAATGCAGATATATTTGCAATGAATGGGAGATTGGCATGGAAATTGACACCAATGTGAAGAGAGATGAGGTGGAGAAATTGGTCAATGAATTGATGGTGggagagaaaggaaagaagatGAGGAAAAAGATAATTGAACTGCAAATGAAGGTGGACGAAGACCCGAGACCTGGTGGTTGTTCATACATGAACTTGGAAAAAGTGATTATGGAGGTTTTgcttaaacaaaatcaaacctAA